One window of Posidoniimonas polymericola genomic DNA carries:
- a CDS encoding trypsin-like serine protease — protein sequence MKSSYRVALRRALCLLAMLVPGVSSALQLANHDWQNTPLAAPEARLITSDVANSHTTTPGLTAFGLNTDGVGFVAIDSNASVGLDLLGSGSLLWTGRHLLTAAHLVTDQNGVVNLFDGAGANRVTFDLPGGPQSFSFTAADVMVHPGYTGDFTEGNDLAVVTLPAALPAAIPRYHVWDGQSDGEFYVQHVMSGYGRGGHGSGGPTSPEGTKRAGLNEYEGDASELLYFYGGSNGSSPFGGMLPALGDALVYDFDSGLAANNLITSDANDLGFGADEVNLVPGDSGGGSFVFDPIDNRYELAGVMSYGFGFQGGPDVSPGTNGSWGEFGIDARVSSHLDFIYAATAPEPAGVALMALVLGVLPARRSRDAS from the coding sequence ATGAAGTCTAGTTACCGCGTCGCCCTGCGCCGCGCGCTCTGCCTCCTCGCAATGCTGGTCCCCGGCGTATCGTCCGCGTTGCAGCTCGCCAATCATGATTGGCAGAACACGCCGCTCGCCGCGCCGGAGGCCCGGCTGATCACGTCGGACGTCGCGAACTCACACACTACCACGCCCGGCCTGACCGCCTTCGGACTCAACACGGACGGTGTCGGCTTTGTGGCGATCGACAGCAACGCGTCGGTAGGCCTCGACCTGTTGGGGAGCGGTTCGCTGCTGTGGACCGGCCGCCACCTGCTCACCGCCGCCCACCTTGTGACCGACCAGAACGGCGTGGTCAACCTCTTTGACGGCGCCGGGGCCAACCGCGTCACCTTCGACCTCCCTGGCGGCCCGCAGTCGTTCTCGTTCACCGCCGCCGATGTGATGGTGCACCCCGGCTACACCGGCGACTTCACCGAAGGGAACGACCTGGCCGTGGTCACGCTCCCCGCGGCCCTGCCGGCGGCGATCCCCCGCTACCACGTCTGGGACGGTCAGTCCGACGGCGAGTTCTACGTCCAGCACGTGATGTCGGGCTACGGCCGCGGCGGCCACGGGTCAGGCGGGCCGACCTCTCCCGAGGGGACCAAGCGCGCCGGGCTCAACGAGTACGAGGGCGACGCCAGCGAGCTGCTGTACTTCTACGGCGGCAGCAACGGTTCCAGCCCGTTCGGCGGCATGCTTCCGGCGTTGGGCGACGCGCTCGTCTACGACTTCGACAGCGGTCTGGCGGCCAACAACCTGATCACCTCCGACGCCAACGACCTCGGCTTCGGCGCCGACGAGGTGAACCTGGTTCCCGGCGACTCGGGCGGCGGCTCGTTTGTGTTCGACCCGATCGACAACCGCTACGAGCTGGCCGGCGTGATGTCGTACGGCTTTGGCTTCCAGGGCGGGCCCGACGTGTCGCCCGGCACCAACGGCAGCTGGGGCGAGTTCGGCATCGACGCGCGGGTGTCGAGCCACCTGGACTTCATCTACGCCGCGACCGCGCCGGAGCCGGCGGGCGTTGCGCTCATGGCGTTAGTGTTGGGGGTGTTGCCGGCGCGGCGTAGCCGCGACGCTTCCTAG
- a CDS encoding LL-diaminopimelate aminotransferase, translating into MSDPYFQQLFADRIGGANYGKDGALYKFEKIKRAKRKALAEHPERTLLDFGIGENDEMAPEVVRKVMAEEINKPENRGYADNGILEFKEAAARFMQREFGVTLNPATEINHDIGSKPVYAKLPGCFINPGDVTLMTVPGYPVAGNFTKFYGGTVHNLPLLKENDFLPDLDSIPGDVLERAKLIVLNFPNSPTGKTATTEFYEKAIEFAKKNEIVVVQDAAHAMLSFDQEPTSFLAVPGAKDVGVEVHSMSKGFDMIGWRIGWVCGNERIVSAFADFKDNGDSGQFMAIQKAAAAGLDDASIPKEIRTKYRRRMEKLVATLTECGFDCQMPGGTYFLYTPAPKAFEGGPEFKSAEEVSQFLITDHSICTVPWDDAGSFLRFSVTYVAADEAAEDDLMAETAARLTELSPVF; encoded by the coding sequence ATGTCCGACCCCTACTTCCAGCAGCTGTTTGCCGATCGCATTGGTGGAGCCAACTACGGCAAGGATGGCGCCCTCTACAAGTTTGAGAAGATCAAGCGGGCCAAGCGGAAGGCCCTGGCCGAGCACCCGGAGCGGACGCTGCTGGACTTCGGCATCGGCGAGAACGACGAGATGGCGCCCGAGGTCGTGCGGAAGGTGATGGCCGAGGAGATCAACAAGCCGGAGAACCGCGGCTACGCGGACAACGGCATCCTCGAGTTCAAGGAGGCCGCCGCGCGGTTCATGCAGCGTGAGTTCGGCGTCACGCTCAACCCGGCCACCGAGATCAACCACGACATCGGCAGCAAGCCGGTCTACGCCAAGCTGCCGGGCTGCTTCATCAACCCGGGCGACGTCACGCTGATGACCGTGCCGGGCTACCCGGTGGCCGGCAACTTTACGAAGTTCTACGGCGGCACGGTGCACAACCTGCCGCTGCTCAAGGAGAACGACTTCCTGCCGGACCTCGACTCGATCCCCGGCGACGTGCTCGAGCGGGCGAAGCTGATCGTGCTGAACTTCCCCAACAGCCCGACCGGCAAGACCGCCACCACCGAGTTCTACGAGAAGGCGATCGAGTTCGCGAAGAAGAACGAGATCGTCGTGGTGCAGGACGCCGCGCACGCGATGCTGTCGTTCGACCAGGAGCCGACCAGCTTTCTGGCCGTGCCGGGCGCGAAGGACGTGGGGGTCGAGGTGCACTCGATGTCCAAGGGCTTCGACATGATCGGCTGGCGGATCGGCTGGGTGTGCGGCAACGAGCGGATCGTCAGCGCGTTCGCCGACTTCAAGGACAACGGCGACAGCGGCCAGTTCATGGCGATCCAGAAGGCGGCAGCCGCCGGCCTGGACGACGCGTCGATCCCCAAGGAGATCCGCACCAAGTACCGCCGGCGGATGGAGAAGCTGGTCGCCACGCTCACCGAGTGCGGCTTCGACTGCCAGATGCCGGGCGGCACCTACTTCCTCTACACGCCGGCGCCCAAGGCGTTTGAGGGGGGCCCGGAGTTCAAGAGCGCCGAGGAAGTGAGCCAGTTCCTGATCACCGACCACTCGATCTGCACCGTGCCGTGGGACGACGCCGGTTCGTTCCTCCGCTTCAGCGTGACTTATGTCGCCGCCGACGAGGCCGCCGAGGACGACCTGATGGCCGAGACCGCTGCCCGGCTGACCGAGCTCTCGCCGGTATTCTAA
- the sufU gene encoding Fe-S cluster assembly sulfur transfer protein SufU, with protein sequence MPSEEELYEEHILDHYEDPFHRGELSGCTHSHEDKNPLCGDVVRIDLKLDPDGKIEDCYFSGDGCVISQASASMLLEEIQGKTIEELKQFTAEDMLKLYGPRLTPNRQKCCLLSWRVIQQAVHSPVDAADEGS encoded by the coding sequence ATGCCTAGCGAAGAAGAACTCTACGAAGAGCACATCCTCGATCACTACGAGGACCCCTTCCACCGGGGCGAACTTTCTGGCTGCACGCACAGTCATGAGGACAAGAACCCGCTGTGCGGAGACGTCGTGCGGATCGACCTGAAGCTCGACCCCGACGGCAAGATCGAAGACTGCTACTTCAGCGGCGACGGCTGCGTCATCAGCCAGGCGTCGGCCTCGATGCTGCTCGAGGAGATCCAGGGCAAGACCATCGAAGAGCTCAAGCAGTTTACCGCCGAGGACATGCTCAAGCTGTACGGCCCGCGGCTCACGCCCAACCGCCAGAAGTGCTGCCTGCTGTCGTGGCGGGTGATCCAGCAGGCCGTGCACTCGCCGGTCGACGCCGCCGACGAAGGAAGCTGA
- a CDS encoding cysteine desulfurase, which produces MSDDPRLLPESLRDDFPILHQNVHEGRPLVFLDSAASAHRPRQVIDAIVECYSHNYANVHRGIHTLSERATDAYEQAREKLRAFLNAEHADEIVFTGGTTAAINTVARAWGDANVSRGDEILLTPMEHHSNLVPWFQLAERTGATIKHVPLTDDGRLDVDRMGEVLTDRTRLCALASVSNTLGTINPVKTIARLAHEAGAVVLVDAAQSAPHMHTDVQDLGVDFLALSGHKMCGPSGVGVLYGRRELLAAMPPFMGGGSMINRVYLDRFTPADPPARFEAGTPPIAGAIALGAAVDYLQSIGVDAIHRHEEALIDYAWERLQEVPGIRLLGPAPKFRAGLVSFVMERPHPHDIAQLLDFDGVAVRAGHHCTQPLHDLLGITASTRASFYLYNRPEEIDALVGSLQKIGDRFKPSGRKRKRKQ; this is translated from the coding sequence ATGAGCGACGACCCCCGCCTGCTTCCCGAGTCCCTGCGCGACGACTTCCCCATCCTGCACCAGAACGTGCACGAGGGCCGGCCGCTGGTGTTCCTCGACAGCGCCGCCAGCGCCCACCGGCCCCGCCAGGTGATCGACGCGATCGTCGAGTGCTACTCGCACAACTACGCGAACGTCCACCGCGGCATCCACACGCTCAGCGAGCGCGCGACCGACGCCTACGAGCAGGCCCGCGAGAAGCTCCGCGCGTTTCTCAATGCCGAGCACGCCGACGAGATCGTCTTCACCGGCGGCACAACCGCCGCCATCAACACGGTCGCCCGCGCGTGGGGCGACGCCAACGTTAGCCGCGGCGACGAGATCCTGCTCACGCCGATGGAGCACCACTCGAACCTCGTGCCGTGGTTCCAGCTCGCCGAGCGGACCGGCGCGACGATCAAGCACGTCCCGCTCACCGACGACGGGCGGCTCGACGTCGACCGCATGGGCGAGGTGCTCACCGACCGCACCAGGCTGTGCGCGCTGGCCTCGGTCAGCAACACGCTCGGCACGATCAACCCGGTCAAGACTATCGCCCGGCTGGCCCACGAGGCGGGCGCCGTCGTGCTGGTCGACGCCGCGCAGAGCGCCCCGCACATGCATACCGACGTGCAGGACCTGGGCGTTGATTTCCTGGCGCTGAGTGGCCACAAGATGTGCGGCCCCTCGGGCGTCGGCGTGCTGTACGGGCGGCGTGAGCTGCTCGCCGCGATGCCGCCCTTCATGGGGGGCGGCAGCATGATAAATCGGGTGTACCTCGACCGCTTTACGCCGGCCGACCCGCCCGCCCGATTCGAGGCCGGCACGCCGCCGATCGCCGGCGCAATCGCGCTCGGCGCCGCGGTCGACTACCTGCAGTCGATCGGCGTCGACGCCATCCACCGCCACGAAGAGGCCCTCATCGACTACGCGTGGGAGCGGCTCCAGGAGGTCCCCGGCATCCGCCTGCTGGGGCCCGCGCCGAAGTTCCGCGCGGGGCTCGTCAGCTTTGTGATGGAACGCCCGCACCCACACGACATCGCCCAGCTGCTGGACTTCGACGGCGTCGCGGTTCGCGCCGGGCACCACTGCACGCAGCCGCTGCACGACCTGCTCGGCATCACCGCCAGCACCCGGGCCAGCTTCTACCTCTACAACCGCCCGGAAGAAATCGACGCGCTAGTTGGGTCGCTGCAGAAGATCGGCGACCGCTTCAAGCCAAGCGGCCGCAAGCGGAAACGTAAGCAGTAG
- a CDS encoding DUF1559 domain-containing protein: protein MLKRSHRRGFTLVELLVVIAIIGVLIALLLPAVQSAREAARRMQCVNNLKQLALSMHNYHDANKAFPPGAQQSSTDIGRASYYVGWTREVMPYIEDQQLQNLYVPDTPVNNPRDLQIKQFRETNVPAFNCPSDNPPELAIPESGPHGNLQFATASYRANAGRGDGYVTWYLYEDVGSPTQTNAATGRSWGWRGPVHTTLSDNAAPPTGRGRLKQESFAKITDGTTHTLLIAESTNDYNRRRTFWAWTWGNYLMSQPTPQDRTFDHNYPDCPNDTGTSGAYPGQSRRTCMSAWWANHTGGMNGAMCDGSVDFISFEIDLQAFASLGSIAAADDENTVFVATRGGR, encoded by the coding sequence ATGCTCAAACGATCCCATCGCCGCGGCTTTACCCTCGTAGAGTTGCTCGTCGTCATCGCCATCATCGGAGTACTGATCGCGCTTTTGCTGCCGGCGGTGCAGTCCGCTCGCGAGGCCGCCCGCCGGATGCAGTGCGTCAACAACCTCAAGCAGCTCGCGTTGTCGATGCACAACTACCACGACGCCAACAAGGCGTTCCCCCCCGGCGCGCAGCAGAGCTCAACCGACATCGGCCGCGCCAGCTACTACGTCGGCTGGACGCGGGAGGTTATGCCGTACATCGAGGACCAGCAGCTGCAGAACCTGTACGTCCCCGACACGCCGGTCAACAACCCGCGTGATCTGCAAATTAAGCAGTTCCGTGAGACCAATGTGCCCGCCTTCAACTGCCCGTCGGACAACCCGCCTGAGCTGGCGATTCCCGAAAGCGGTCCGCACGGCAACCTCCAGTTCGCCACCGCCAGCTACCGCGCCAACGCCGGCCGCGGCGACGGCTACGTCACATGGTACCTGTACGAGGACGTCGGCAGCCCCACTCAGACGAACGCCGCCACCGGACGTTCGTGGGGCTGGCGCGGGCCGGTCCACACCACGCTCTCAGACAACGCCGCCCCGCCGACCGGCCGCGGCCGGCTGAAGCAGGAGTCGTTCGCCAAGATCACCGACGGCACCACCCACACGCTGCTGATTGCCGAGTCGACCAACGACTACAACCGCCGCCGCACGTTCTGGGCCTGGACCTGGGGCAACTACCTGATGTCGCAGCCCACGCCGCAGGACCGCACCTTCGACCACAACTACCCCGACTGCCCGAATGACACCGGGACAAGCGGCGCCTACCCCGGCCAGTCGCGGCGGACCTGCATGTCCGCCTGGTGGGCTAACCACACCGGCGGCATGAACGGCGCCATGTGCGACGGCTCGGTCGACTTCATCTCGTTCGAGATTGACCTGCAGGCGTTTGCCTCGCTCGGCAGCATCGCCGCCGCCGACGACGAAAACACCGTCTTCGTGGCTACCCGCGGCGGCCGTTAA
- a CDS encoding carboxypeptidase-like regulatory domain-containing protein, giving the protein MSAKRDLLVAVACAVLTVGCGSSEGLVPVEGVVTLDGAPLPQAQVVFYQPGGGPETNFTDVTDDQGRFTLSPLRSDTPGAKPGKYQVTLRTGFAGPELLETDPIPKELVPPSQQEFEYEVPAGGDAAVEFKIKSK; this is encoded by the coding sequence ATGTCGGCTAAGAGAGACTTGCTTGTGGCGGTTGCCTGCGCCGTGCTGACGGTTGGCTGCGGATCATCCGAGGGCCTGGTGCCGGTCGAGGGCGTCGTGACGCTGGACGGCGCGCCGCTGCCCCAGGCGCAGGTCGTGTTCTACCAGCCGGGCGGCGGCCCCGAGACCAACTTCACCGACGTGACCGACGATCAGGGCCGGTTTACGCTCTCGCCGCTCCGCTCCGACACGCCGGGCGCCAAGCCGGGCAAGTACCAAGTGACGCTGCGGACTGGGTTCGCCGGGCCCGAGCTGCTGGAGACCGACCCGATCCCCAAGGAGCTCGTCCCGCCCAGCCAGCAGGAGTTCGAGTATGAGGTGCCGGCCGGCGGCGATGCCGCGGTCGAGTTCAAGATCAAGTCGAAGTAG
- a CDS encoding dockerin type I repeat-containing protein, which translates to MKHLDLIACLAAGGLLMFAAAGGATAAQVAVYDPAAFPAYNPEFDGWLPFRITGAGDSRSVADPLIGATAWQLADTAVGGAAPQYYQPMTAPHLVEALQTGWRMTATARVVTPSLAAPSMGIGAYLDDDLYLLQLDLQGGDLWGYVWDRTQTLLVRSERLASGADALAYHDYELRGSPNGTAELLVDGASLFSWPGGASTHTAGVGLVQFGASTPNGSGVMNFRRVAFETIGSPASQGDYNGDGQVDAADYTTWRANNGGRLPAADGNGDGLVNRFDYAWWRSRYGDETVVGAAASESAPAPEPAAVALVGGLLAAFSGRRRATST; encoded by the coding sequence ATGAAGCATCTTGATCTCATTGCCTGCCTTGCGGCGGGCGGCTTGCTGATGTTCGCCGCGGCCGGCGGCGCGACGGCTGCGCAGGTCGCTGTCTACGACCCGGCCGCGTTCCCGGCGTACAACCCCGAATTCGACGGCTGGCTGCCGTTTAGGATCACCGGGGCGGGCGACTCGCGCAGCGTGGCGGACCCGTTGATCGGCGCCACCGCGTGGCAGCTGGCCGATACGGCGGTCGGCGGGGCGGCGCCCCAGTACTACCAGCCGATGACCGCCCCGCATCTGGTCGAGGCCCTGCAGACCGGCTGGCGGATGACGGCCACCGCGCGAGTGGTCACCCCGAGCCTGGCGGCGCCCAGCATGGGCATCGGGGCCTACCTCGACGACGACCTGTACCTGCTGCAGCTCGACCTCCAGGGCGGCGACCTGTGGGGCTACGTGTGGGACCGCACGCAGACCTTACTGGTCCGCTCCGAGCGGCTCGCCTCCGGCGCTGACGCCCTGGCGTACCACGACTACGAGCTGCGGGGCTCGCCCAACGGTACGGCCGAGCTGCTGGTCGACGGCGCCAGCCTCTTCTCCTGGCCCGGCGGGGCCTCGACCCACACGGCCGGCGTCGGGCTGGTGCAGTTCGGCGCGAGCACCCCCAACGGGTCGGGCGTGATGAACTTCCGCCGCGTCGCGTTTGAGACAATCGGCTCGCCCGCCTCGCAGGGCGACTACAACGGCGACGGCCAGGTCGACGCGGCCGACTACACCACCTGGCGGGCGAATAACGGCGGCCGGCTCCCCGCGGCCGACGGCAACGGCGACGGGCTGGTCAACCGCTTCGACTACGCGTGGTGGCGATCCCGCTACGGGGACGAAACGGTAGTTGGAGCTGCCGCGTCAGAATCCGCTCCGGCTCCGGAACCCGCGGCCGTGGCGTTGGTCGGTGGGCTGCTCGCTGCGTTCAGCGGGCGGCGACGCGCTACTTCGACTTGA
- a CDS encoding CAP domain-containing protein, translated as MNRYCSAALLALLLAVTANAQENENSDHEVMLLEQVASQSGDDASITASDEKNATQQMVDVIVERTNKFRREKGLTAVERDKKLTATARDFARYMARTGKYGHRADGSRPAQRAADHDYDYCLVAENIAYYFNPDDLEAPEYADWFVDGWIDSKGHRENMLNKHVTQTGVGVARHDPSGYLFAVQLFGRPTSEHVEFQVINKAGKEVAYRLLQDGESKKFTLPARAGMSHTRCFAPQISLESGKPLRVERGAEYSIRAGDSGVELEKKAGQDRDPSR; from the coding sequence ATGAACCGCTACTGCTCTGCCGCCCTGCTCGCCCTCCTCCTCGCAGTCACGGCCAACGCCCAAGAGAACGAAAATTCCGACCACGAGGTCATGCTCCTCGAGCAGGTCGCCAGCCAGTCGGGCGACGACGCCTCGATCACGGCATCGGACGAGAAGAACGCCACCCAGCAAATGGTCGACGTCATCGTAGAGAGGACCAACAAGTTCCGCAGGGAGAAAGGACTGACCGCCGTCGAACGCGATAAGAAACTGACCGCGACCGCCCGCGACTTTGCGCGTTACATGGCCCGCACCGGCAAATACGGCCACCGGGCGGACGGGTCGCGCCCGGCCCAACGGGCGGCGGACCATGATTACGACTACTGCCTGGTCGCCGAGAACATCGCTTACTACTTCAACCCCGACGACCTTGAGGCCCCGGAGTACGCCGACTGGTTCGTCGACGGCTGGATCGACTCCAAGGGGCACCGCGAGAACATGCTCAACAAGCACGTCACGCAGACCGGCGTGGGCGTCGCGCGGCACGACCCAAGCGGCTACCTTTTCGCGGTGCAGCTGTTCGGTCGGCCCACCTCGGAACACGTCGAGTTCCAGGTGATCAACAAGGCGGGCAAGGAGGTCGCTTACCGCCTGCTGCAGGACGGCGAGTCGAAGAAGTTTACACTCCCGGCCCGCGCCGGCATGAGCCATACCCGCTGCTTCGCGCCCCAGATCTCCCTCGAATCGGGCAAGCCGCTGCGCGTTGAGCGCGGCGCCGAGTACTCGATACGGGCTGGCGACTCCGGCGTCGAGCTCGAAAAGAAGGCCGGCCAAGACCGGGACCCAAGCCGCTAG
- the mutS gene encoding DNA mismatch repair protein MutS, with amino-acid sequence MSLSPMMQQYHQAKEAAGDALLLFRMGDFYEMFHQDAKDAAELLGITLTRRDKGDPERGIEPTPMAGFPHHQLDQYLARIVRAGRRAAICDQMEDPKQAKGIVRREVTRIVSPGTLTEDGLLDPKSSNFLAAVVPAGEWIGLAWVDVSTGRFTATALAADRLADQVVRIAPSECLLSSELTEPVDLPERCTRTTRPGWAFGQQVATEALKKLLGVKSLDGFGFDEDNERHALAIRAAGAIVDYLQETQRSQLGHIDRLLPFENESTLQIDAATWRSLEIAHTLRDGRREGALLGVIDRTVTSTGARLLAEWLRGPLTDAPRINARLDAVAELVDHASLTDAVRERLRAVYDIERLVSRVTTGRASPRDLSCVGRTLAGLPTLKAKLSGRSSERLTQIEQRIDLCPELRAKLEAALEEDCPPKAADGGFVRAGYLADLDECRELMTGGKQWIAKYQAEQVEATGIPSMKVGFNKVFGYYLEVTHAQRDKIPDNFIRKQTLKNAERYITPELKEYEEKVLSAEERVKEIELRVFGELCELVVEAGRRLLSTAAALAELDVLAGLADLARSRAYTRPTMVDAPVLDVAEGRHPVLDVMQPEGQFVPNGVSCAARPDDPEALLNADNVVKGETGKAKGEGSDPAPSLLLITGPNMAGKSTYIRQTALITLLAQIGSFVPAKSATIGVADRLFARVGASDELSRGQSTFMVEMTETARILNTATRRSLVVLDEIGRGTSTYDGLSLAWAITECLHNDIGCRALFATHYHELTDLANQLPGVANRSVAVHEHQGDVVFLHQIVEGAADKSYGIHVARLAGVPRGVNQRAEEILALLESQHDNSSELHTLESSPTLSTPTSKPTAAPRAASDNLQLQLFDAYEHPVVDKLRRVEIDGTTPLDALLLLREWKESLGG; translated from the coding sequence ATGTCGCTTAGTCCAATGATGCAGCAGTACCACCAGGCCAAGGAGGCCGCGGGGGACGCGCTCTTGCTGTTTCGGATGGGCGACTTCTACGAGATGTTCCACCAGGACGCCAAGGACGCGGCCGAGCTGCTGGGCATCACCCTCACGCGCCGCGACAAGGGCGACCCGGAACGCGGGATCGAGCCCACCCCGATGGCGGGCTTCCCCCACCACCAGCTCGACCAGTACCTGGCCCGCATCGTCCGCGCCGGCCGCCGGGCCGCCATCTGCGACCAGATGGAGGACCCCAAGCAGGCCAAGGGGATCGTCCGCCGCGAGGTGACCCGCATTGTCAGCCCCGGCACGCTGACCGAGGACGGGCTGCTCGACCCCAAGAGCAGCAACTTCCTCGCCGCGGTGGTCCCGGCGGGCGAGTGGATCGGGCTGGCGTGGGTCGACGTGTCGACCGGCCGCTTCACCGCCACCGCGTTGGCCGCCGACCGGCTGGCCGACCAGGTAGTCCGCATCGCCCCCAGCGAGTGCCTGCTGTCGTCCGAGCTGACCGAGCCGGTCGACCTCCCCGAGCGCTGCACCCGCACCACGCGTCCCGGCTGGGCTTTCGGCCAGCAGGTCGCGACCGAGGCGCTCAAGAAGCTGCTCGGCGTGAAGTCGCTCGACGGGTTCGGCTTCGACGAGGACAACGAGCGGCACGCGCTCGCCATCCGCGCCGCGGGCGCGATCGTCGACTACCTGCAGGAAACCCAGCGGTCGCAGCTCGGCCATATCGATCGCCTCCTCCCGTTCGAGAACGAGTCCACCCTCCAGATCGACGCCGCCACCTGGCGGAGCCTCGAGATCGCCCACACCCTCCGCGACGGCCGCCGCGAGGGCGCGCTGCTTGGCGTCATCGACCGCACGGTCACGTCGACCGGGGCCCGGCTCTTGGCCGAGTGGCTCCGCGGCCCACTGACCGACGCCCCGCGGATTAACGCCCGGCTCGACGCGGTGGCCGAGCTGGTCGACCACGCCTCGCTGACCGACGCGGTCCGCGAGCGGCTCCGCGCCGTGTACGATATCGAGCGGCTGGTCTCCCGCGTCACTACCGGCCGGGCCAGCCCGCGTGACCTGTCGTGCGTCGGCCGCACGCTGGCCGGGCTGCCGACCCTCAAGGCGAAGCTCTCTGGCCGGTCGAGCGAACGCCTCACCCAGATCGAACAACGCATCGACCTGTGCCCCGAGCTCCGCGCCAAGCTCGAGGCCGCCCTCGAGGAGGACTGCCCCCCGAAGGCCGCCGACGGCGGCTTCGTCCGCGCCGGCTACCTGGCGGACCTCGACGAGTGCCGCGAGCTGATGACCGGCGGCAAGCAGTGGATCGCCAAGTACCAGGCCGAGCAGGTCGAGGCGACCGGCATCCCGTCGATGAAGGTCGGCTTCAACAAGGTGTTCGGCTACTACCTCGAGGTGACCCACGCCCAACGCGACAAGATCCCCGACAACTTCATCCGCAAGCAGACCCTCAAGAACGCCGAGCGGTACATCACGCCCGAGCTCAAGGAGTACGAGGAGAAGGTCCTGTCGGCAGAGGAACGGGTCAAGGAAATCGAACTCCGCGTGTTCGGCGAGCTGTGTGAATTGGTCGTCGAGGCCGGCCGGCGGCTGCTGTCGACCGCCGCCGCGCTCGCCGAGCTCGACGTGCTGGCCGGCCTGGCCGACCTGGCCCGCAGCCGCGCGTACACGCGGCCCACGATGGTCGACGCACCGGTGCTCGACGTCGCCGAGGGCCGCCACCCCGTGCTCGACGTGATGCAGCCCGAGGGGCAGTTTGTTCCTAATGGTGTTTCGTGTGCCGCGCGGCCCGATGACCCCGAGGCGCTGCTGAACGCTGATAACGTGGTGAAAGGGGAAACGGGAAAGGCGAAAGGGGAAGGCTCTGACCCGGCCCCTTCGCTCCTGCTTATCACCGGCCCCAACATGGCCGGCAAGAGCACCTACATCCGCCAGACCGCGTTGATCACGCTACTCGCGCAGATCGGCAGCTTCGTGCCCGCCAAGTCGGCGACCATCGGCGTGGCCGACCGGCTGTTCGCCCGGGTCGGCGCTTCCGACGAACTCTCCCGCGGCCAGTCGACCTTCATGGTCGAGATGACCGAGACCGCCCGCATCCTCAACACGGCCACCCGCCGCAGCCTGGTCGTGCTCGACGAGATCGGCCGCGGCACCAGCACGTACGACGGACTGTCGCTCGCGTGGGCGATCACCGAGTGCCTGCACAACGACATCGGCTGCCGCGCGCTGTTCGCCACCCACTACCACGAGCTGACCGACCTCGCCAACCAGCTCCCCGGGGTCGCCAACCGCAGCGTCGCTGTGCACGAGCACCAGGGCGACGTCGTGTTCCTGCACCAGATCGTCGAGGGCGCCGCCGACAAGAGCTACGGCATCCACGTCGCCCGGCTGGCCGGGGTGCCCCGCGGCGTGAACCAACGGGCCGAGGAGATCCTCGCCCTGCTCGAGTCGCAGCACGACAACAGCAGCGAGCTCCACACGCTCGAGTCGAGCCCCACGCTCTCCACCCCCACCTCCAAACCCACGGCTGCTCCCCGCGCGGCGTCTGACAACCTGCAGCTGCAGCTGTTCGACGCGTACGAGCACCCGGTGGTCGACAAGCTCCGCCGCGTCGAGATCGACGGCACCACCCCGCTCGACGCGCTGCTGCTCCTGCGGGAGTGGAAGGAATCGCTCGGCGGCTAA